A single genomic interval of Anopheles marshallii chromosome 2, idAnoMarsDA_429_01, whole genome shotgun sequence harbors:
- the LOC128718866 gene encoding protein tipE → MRSDSSELLLEQQAEELRKKKLLELAAAKKAKNGPPPKRSLRENASFYTTSGLAFLSVTAGASLLFLVPLYVDPAISTLVGDFVERPTMCVTTRREDMTGLFNCSWSSCREGCTSDVFKCTHIYVTFIDDLNFTFPFNATPAELFNLTDIERSEEAILLVNIKGCGYPPTVKCKNFTDLYGFEGAVFPCYYSKQNKTVVMTAYNREDQVNTIIHFFVVPFIVTVVSSVFLCIMHCDCRCKKERRRHRHRHRRPRIENLSDSSISTRVDMLTPAIEVYKPPL, encoded by the exons ATGAGGAGCGATAGTTCGGAACTGCTGCTCGAGCAACAGGCCGAAGAGCTACGGAAGAAGAAGCTGCTCGAGCTAGCGGCGGCCAAGAAGGCGAAGAATGGGCCACCGCCGAAACGATCGCTGCGCGAAAATGCCTCCTTCTACACGACGTCCGGGCTTGCCTTCCTGTCGGTGACGGCCGGCGCCTCGCTCCTCTTTCTAGTGCCGCTGTACGTCGATCCCGCCATCTCGACGCTGGTCGGCGACTTCGTCGAGCGGCCGACGATGTGCGTGACGACGCGGCGCGAGGACATGACCGGGCTGTTCAACTGCTCGTGGAGCTCGTGCCGCGAGGGCTGCACCTCCGACGTGTTCAAGTGCACGCACATCTACGTGACGTTCATAGACGATCTGAACTTTACCTTCCCGTTCAACGCGACGCCGGCGGAACTATTCAATCTGACCGACATCGAACGGTCGGAGGAAGCGATACTGCTGGTCAACATCAAGGGCTGTGGGTATCCGCCCACGGTCAAGTGCAAGAACTTCACCGACCTGTACGGGTTCGAGGGTGCCGTCTTTCCCTGCTACTACTCCAAACAGAACAAGACGGTCGTGATGACGGCGTACAACCGCGAGGACCAGGTCAACACGATCATCCACTTCTTCGTAGTGCCGTTCATCGTGACCGTCGTCTCGTCGGTGTTTCTCTGCATTATGCACTGTGATTGTAGGTGTAAGAAGGAGCGCCGGCGGCATCGTCACCGGCATCGTCGGCCTAGGATAGAGAATCTCAG TGATTCATCGATATCGACACGAGTGGACATGCTAACACCGGCGATCGAAGTGTACAAGCCACCACTCTGA